In one Pseudomonas sp. MM211 genomic region, the following are encoded:
- a CDS encoding NAD(P)/FAD-dependent oxidoreductase: MTARAHPPVHSAEHAPSYYAASTNLQVDYPPLQGEQRADVCIVGGGFSGLNTAIELAQKGLSVVLLEAHRIGWGASGRNGGQLIRGVGHGVEQFESVIGASGVRELKLMGLEAVEIVRRRVEQFGIACDLTWGYCDLANKPRDLAGFAEDAAELQSLGYRHELRLLQPEQMHEVVGSSRYVGGLIDMGSGHLHPLNLALGEAAAAHSLGVRLYEHSAATRIDYGTEIRVHTAHGVVRAGQLVLGCNAYIRDLNPTLGGKVLPAGSYIIATEPLSEEQASALIPQNMALCDQRVAVDYYRLSADRRLLFGGACHYSGSDPADIAAYMRPKMLAVFPQLDDVRIDYQWGGMIGIGANRLPQIGQLKDQPNVFYAQAYAGHGVNATHLAGKLLAEAITGQAGGGFELFAKVPHMTFPGGRYLRSPLLALGMLWHRLKELA; this comes from the coding sequence ATGACCGCCCGTGCCCACCCGCCGGTTCATAGCGCCGAGCATGCCCCGTCCTACTACGCCGCGAGCACCAACCTGCAAGTCGATTATCCGCCGCTGCAGGGTGAGCAGCGCGCCGACGTGTGCATCGTTGGCGGGGGCTTCTCCGGCCTGAACACGGCCATCGAGCTTGCCCAGAAGGGCCTGTCGGTGGTGTTGCTGGAGGCCCATCGAATCGGCTGGGGCGCCAGCGGGCGTAACGGCGGGCAGCTGATTCGCGGTGTCGGCCATGGCGTCGAGCAGTTCGAGTCGGTGATCGGCGCCAGCGGCGTGCGCGAGCTGAAGCTGATGGGCCTCGAAGCGGTGGAGATCGTGCGCCGCCGGGTCGAGCAGTTCGGGATTGCCTGCGACCTGACCTGGGGTTACTGCGACCTGGCCAACAAGCCCCGCGACCTCGCCGGTTTCGCCGAAGACGCCGCCGAGCTGCAGAGCCTCGGCTATCGCCACGAACTGCGTCTGCTGCAACCGGAACAGATGCACGAGGTGGTCGGCTCCAGCCGCTATGTCGGCGGCCTGATCGACATGGGCTCGGGGCACCTGCATCCACTCAATCTGGCGCTGGGCGAAGCCGCTGCGGCGCACAGCCTGGGCGTACGGCTGTACGAGCATTCGGCGGCCACACGCATCGACTACGGCACTGAAATCCGCGTGCACACGGCTCACGGCGTGGTACGTGCCGGGCAACTGGTGCTGGGTTGCAATGCCTATATCCGCGACCTGAACCCGACCCTGGGCGGCAAGGTGCTGCCTGCCGGCAGTTACATCATCGCCACCGAGCCGTTGAGCGAGGAGCAGGCCAGTGCGCTGATCCCGCAGAACATGGCGCTCTGTGACCAACGGGTGGCGGTCGATTATTACCGCCTGTCCGCCGACCGTCGCTTGCTGTTCGGCGGCGCCTGCCACTATTCCGGCAGCGACCCTGCGGATATTGCCGCCTACATGCGGCCCAAGATGCTGGCCGTCTTTCCGCAGCTGGACGATGTGCGTATCGACTACCAATGGGGCGGGATGATAGGCATTGGCGCGAATCGCCTGCCGCAGATTGGTCAACTGAAGGATCAGCCCAACGTCTTTTATGCCCAGGCCTACGCAGGCCACGGCGTGAACGCCACGCACCTGGCCGGCAAGCTGCTCGCCGAGGCCATCACCGGGCAGGCTGGTGGCGGCTTCGAGCTGTTTGCCAAGGTGCCGCACATGACCTTCCCCGGCGGCCGCTACCTGCGTTCACCGCTTCTGGCACTGGGTATGCTCTGGCACCGGCTGAAAGAGCTGGCCTGA
- a CDS encoding aminotransferase-like domain-containing protein codes for MTLYTNLAELIGERIEQGLYRPGDRLPSVRALSQEHGVSLSTVQQAYRHLEDRGLALPKPKSGYFVPQGRAKPALPKISRAPQRPVEVSQWDQVLEQIAFAPRNDFIQLGRGRPDIDSPTLKPLLRSLSRLSRKQDLQTLTYGSIHGDQRLREQIARLTLDSGCQLSHEDIVITTGCHEALSAAIRAICEPGDIVAVDSPSFHGVMQALKGFGMKALELPTDPLTGISLEALELALEQWPIKAIQLTPTCNNPLGYIMPEANKRALLALAQRHDVAIIEDDVYGELAFHYPRPRTIKSYDDDGRVLLCSSFSKTLAPGFRVGWIAPGRYLDQVLHMKYMGTGATAQLPQLALAEYIEGGHYEPHLRRMRAQYARGLDQMSDWVSRYFPPSVRVSQPQGGFMIWVEMPEGFDSQRLNRELAVHKVQIAPGSIFSAAGKYRNCLRMNFASRHTASIEAAVRKVGETVAAMLEESRD; via the coding sequence ATGACCCTCTATACCAATCTGGCCGAGCTGATTGGCGAGCGTATCGAACAGGGCCTGTATCGGCCAGGTGATCGCTTGCCATCGGTACGCGCCTTGAGCCAGGAACACGGAGTCAGCCTGAGCACGGTGCAGCAGGCTTATCGGCATTTGGAAGATCGCGGCCTCGCCCTGCCGAAGCCGAAGTCCGGCTATTTCGTCCCCCAGGGCCGCGCCAAACCGGCGCTGCCGAAGATAAGCCGGGCACCGCAGCGGCCAGTGGAAGTGTCGCAGTGGGATCAGGTGCTGGAGCAGATCGCCTTTGCACCGCGCAACGATTTCATCCAGCTTGGTCGCGGCCGACCGGACATCGACAGCCCGACCCTCAAGCCGCTGCTGCGCTCACTGTCGCGCCTGAGCCGCAAGCAGGATCTGCAGACCCTGACCTACGGTAGCATTCACGGCGACCAGCGCCTACGCGAGCAGATCGCCCGCCTGACGCTCGACTCGGGTTGCCAGCTGAGCCATGAAGACATCGTCATCACCACCGGCTGCCACGAAGCGCTATCCGCAGCGATCCGCGCGATCTGCGAGCCTGGCGATATCGTCGCTGTCGACTCGCCAAGCTTCCATGGCGTGATGCAGGCGCTCAAAGGCTTCGGCATGAAGGCTCTGGAGCTGCCGACCGACCCGCTCACCGGCATCAGCCTGGAAGCGCTGGAGCTGGCTCTCGAACAATGGCCGATCAAGGCCATCCAGCTCACCCCGACCTGCAACAACCCGCTGGGCTACATCATGCCGGAGGCCAACAAACGCGCCCTGCTGGCCCTCGCCCAGCGCCACGACGTGGCGATCATCGAAGACGATGTGTATGGCGAGCTGGCCTTCCACTACCCGCGCCCACGCACCATCAAATCCTATGACGACGACGGCCGGGTACTGCTCTGCAGTTCGTTCTCCAAGACCTTGGCGCCGGGTTTTCGGGTTGGCTGGATAGCACCGGGGCGTTATCTCGATCAGGTGCTGCACATGAAGTACATGGGCACCGGCGCCACCGCCCAGTTGCCGCAGCTGGCGCTGGCCGAGTACATCGAAGGTGGTCATTACGAGCCGCATCTGCGCCGTATGCGCGCGCAATACGCCCGTGGCCTGGATCAGATGAGCGACTGGGTAAGCCGCTACTTTCCACCTTCGGTACGGGTCAGCCAGCCCCAGGGCGGTTTCATGATCTGGGTGGAGATGCCGGAAGGCTTCGACAGCCAGCGCCTGAACCGCGAACTGGCGGTGCACAAGGTGCAGATCGCGCCGGGCAGCATCTTTTCCGCCGCTGGCAAATACCGCAATTGCCTGCGCATGAACTTCGCCTCACGGCATACCGCAAGCATCGAGGCGGCCGTGCGCAAGGTCGGCGAAACCGTGGCGGCCATGTTGGAAGAATCTAGAGACTGA
- a CDS encoding phospholipase D family protein, which yields MPLRLLFILLLSLAGCANQVPIVPSQAIPAADSSFGAALEARAAEHQGHSGFRLLPASNEAFAARAELIRAAQHSLDLQYYIVHDGLSTRALVKELLQAADRGVRIRFLLDDTTSDGKDYQIALLAAHPNIQIRVFNPLHLGRMTGVTRLLGRGLNLSQQHRRMHNKLWLADSAAAIVGGRNLGDEYFDAEPNMNFTDIDMLAVGPVAHDLSQSFDQYWNSSLSKPIEQFVWQQPSQKDLDKARKGLRDYLDTARVEQPTLYKRLLAYQQEPQLQKWLGELIWAPGFALWDAPSKVLASGEPAPHLLLTTQLGPHLQATKSDLVMVSAYFVPAQAGLEFLTGLADKDVDIRLLTNALEATDVPAVHGGYAPYRQEMLEHGIRLFELRRQPGADSPPAYSFSGGSDSSLHSKALVIDRQKSFVGSFNVDPRSVLWNTEVGVLVDSPKLAAYLRELALQGMKPSVSYEVRLQPDGDGTRMVWVGEDDGKTFELHEEPGNRWQHFNAWFSRVIGLEKML from the coding sequence GTGCCCTTGCGCTTGCTCTTTATTCTTCTGCTGAGCCTCGCTGGCTGCGCCAATCAGGTGCCCATCGTGCCCAGCCAGGCCATCCCCGCAGCCGACTCCTCGTTCGGCGCAGCGCTTGAAGCACGTGCAGCCGAGCATCAGGGCCACTCGGGGTTTCGCCTGTTGCCAGCAAGCAACGAGGCCTTCGCAGCCCGCGCCGAACTGATTCGCGCGGCGCAGCACAGCCTCGATCTGCAGTACTACATCGTGCACGACGGCTTGAGTACTCGGGCACTGGTCAAGGAGTTGCTGCAAGCGGCGGATCGTGGCGTGCGGATTCGCTTTCTGCTCGACGACACCACCAGCGACGGCAAGGATTATCAGATCGCCCTGCTGGCGGCTCACCCGAATATTCAGATCCGCGTGTTCAACCCGCTGCACCTTGGCCGCATGACCGGCGTCACGCGCCTGCTCGGCCGTGGCCTGAACCTGTCACAGCAGCACCGGCGCATGCACAACAAGCTGTGGCTGGCCGACAGCGCCGCGGCCATCGTCGGTGGCCGCAACCTGGGTGACGAATACTTCGACGCCGAGCCGAACATGAACTTCACCGACATCGACATGCTGGCCGTCGGCCCCGTGGCGCATGATCTGTCGCAGAGTTTCGACCAGTACTGGAACAGCTCCCTGAGCAAACCCATCGAGCAGTTCGTCTGGCAGCAACCTTCGCAAAAGGATCTGGACAAGGCACGCAAGGGGCTACGCGATTACCTGGACACCGCCCGCGTGGAGCAGCCGACACTCTACAAGCGCCTGCTCGCTTACCAACAGGAACCACAGTTGCAGAAGTGGCTGGGGGAGCTGATCTGGGCGCCCGGCTTCGCCCTGTGGGATGCGCCAAGCAAGGTGCTGGCCAGCGGCGAGCCGGCCCCGCACCTGCTGCTGACCACCCAATTAGGCCCCCATCTGCAGGCCACAAAGAGTGATCTGGTGATGGTGTCGGCCTACTTCGTGCCGGCCCAGGCAGGCTTGGAGTTCCTCACCGGCCTGGCCGACAAGGACGTGGATATCCGCTTGCTGACCAATGCTCTGGAAGCCACCGACGTACCCGCCGTACACGGTGGCTACGCGCCCTACCGGCAGGAAATGCTCGAGCACGGCATCCGCCTGTTCGAGTTGCGCCGCCAACCTGGCGCCGACTCGCCCCCGGCCTACAGTTTCAGTGGCGGCTCGGATTCCAGCCTGCACAGCAAGGCACTGGTGATCGACCGGCAGAAATCCTTCGTCGGCTCCTTCAACGTCGACCCGCGCTCGGTGCTCTGGAACACCGAAGTGGGTGTGCTGGTGGACAGCCCCAAGCTGGCGGCCTACCTGCGTGAACTGGCCCTACAGGGCATGAAACCCTCGGTCAGCTACGAAGTGCGCCTGCAGCCTGACGGCGACGGCACACGCATGGTCTGGGTCGGTGAGGACGACGGCAAAACCTTCGAGCTGCACGAAGAACCCGGCAACCGCTGGCAGCATTTCAATGCATGGTTCTCGCGAGTCATCGGGCTGGAGAAGATGCTATAG
- a CDS encoding YkgJ family cysteine cluster protein, with amino-acid sequence MSCTSRKIDLLRRQIPRFDCVPGCHDCCGPVTASSEEMSRLPRKTAAEQDAALAEYNCVHLGPQGCQVYDQRPLICRLFGTTPNLPCPHGRAPEQPIEASVERQVHQLIATTRQVLV; translated from the coding sequence ATGAGCTGCACCAGCCGCAAGATAGACCTGCTGCGCCGACAGATCCCGCGCTTCGATTGCGTGCCCGGCTGTCACGACTGCTGCGGCCCGGTGACCGCTTCGTCGGAAGAGATGTCGCGCCTGCCGCGCAAGACCGCCGCCGAGCAGGACGCCGCGCTGGCCGAGTACAACTGCGTGCACCTCGGCCCTCAGGGTTGCCAGGTCTACGACCAGCGCCCGCTGATCTGCCGCCTGTTCGGCACCACCCCCAACCTGCCGTGCCCGCATGGACGTGCGCCCGAGCAGCCTATCGAGGCGAGCGTCGAGCGCCAGGTGCACCAGCTTATCGCCACTACGCGGCAGGTGTTGGTCTAG
- a CDS encoding DUF1127 domain-containing protein, which yields MNGLSDVRLTLSSSELNGSARQPVAALVPPREVLTHRWKLFMRRLVTRRALLELSDAQLRDIGLTQDQARREASLPFWKL from the coding sequence ATGAACGGATTAAGCGATGTGCGATTGACCCTCAGCAGCAGCGAGCTGAATGGCTCGGCACGGCAACCTGTGGCGGCGCTGGTGCCGCCACGTGAGGTGCTGACCCATCGCTGGAAACTGTTCATGCGCCGCTTGGTGACCCGCCGCGCGCTGCTCGAGCTGAGCGATGCGCAACTTCGCGATATCGGGCTGACCCAGGATCAAGCCCGCAGAGAAGCCTCGCTGCCGTTCTGGAAACTCTAG
- the dadR gene encoding transcriptional regulator DadR, with protein sequence MRTQHQSRRELDKIDRNILRILQEDGRISFTELGERVGLSTTPCTERVRRLEREGIIMGYHARLNPQNLKASLLVFVEISLDYKSGDTFEDFRRAVLKLPHVLECHLVSGDFDYLVKARINEMASYRKLLGDILLKLPHVRESKSYIVMEEVKESLALPVPE encoded by the coding sequence ATGCGCACCCAACACCAGAGCCGCCGCGAGCTGGACAAGATCGATCGCAACATCCTGCGCATCCTTCAGGAGGACGGCCGCATCTCCTTCACCGAGCTGGGCGAACGGGTCGGCCTGTCCACCACACCCTGCACGGAGCGGGTACGCCGCCTGGAGCGCGAAGGCATCATCATGGGCTATCACGCCCGCCTCAATCCGCAGAACCTCAAGGCCAGCCTGCTGGTATTCGTGGAGATCAGCCTGGACTACAAATCCGGCGACACCTTCGAAGACTTCCGCCGCGCCGTGCTCAAACTGCCCCACGTACTGGAATGCCACCTGGTATCCGGCGACTTCGACTACCTGGTAAAAGCGCGCATCAACGAAATGGCCAGCTACCGCAAACTGCTCGGCGACATCCTCCTCAAGCTGCCCCATGTGCGCGAGTCGAAGAGCTATATCGTGATGGAAGAAGTGAAGGAGAGTTTGGCGCTGCCGGTGCCGGAATAA